One Fibrobacter sp. UBA4297 DNA window includes the following coding sequences:
- a CDS encoding GGDEF domain-containing protein yields MDMQLTFEDVASALSLDYECVFFVDNETNQYAMFAFRGKHTKLELTDTRNFWADTKVNMEAVVYPEDKQSFSEHINRETLLKAIQDDNAFNFKYRLLVEGEPVWFQMKAVLGRSQGREYLIIGVTNIDKQERERLELEQKASKSKVYGQIVMALAERYDALYMVDLVTDHFAQYKSERLFCELSITVEGDDFFNQLKKDAMQVIYSEDIPLITAALEREAFLRELDEHGVFSMTYRLNSPNGPMYVNLVAVYADKNHVVISVTNVDAQVRREQKIREEASANYEKACHDDLTGIRNKNAYSEFEKKLDQQIKCGKDIEFAIALCDVNGLKTVNDTQGHKTGDIYIRDAAKLICETFKHSPVFRVGGDEFVVVLRGSDFTNREELSQQFYETVKRNAEEDKVIVACGISVYDKAHDENTAAVFERADAMMYRNKMSLKGGRDEIINTIIRTIGARMNI; encoded by the coding sequence ATGGATATGCAATTGACTTTTGAAGATGTTGCATCTGCACTTTCACTTGATTACGAGTGCGTATTCTTTGTCGATAACGAGACTAATCAGTATGCTATGTTTGCATTTCGAGGCAAGCATACCAAGCTAGAACTGACCGATACGCGAAATTTTTGGGCGGATACGAAGGTTAATATGGAAGCCGTCGTCTATCCCGAAGACAAACAGTCGTTCTCGGAGCATATCAACCGCGAAACGCTCTTGAAAGCGATTCAAGACGATAACGCTTTTAATTTCAAGTACCGTCTGCTGGTGGAAGGGGAACCCGTCTGGTTCCAGATGAAGGCTGTCCTTGGCCGTTCGCAGGGGCGGGAATATTTGATTATTGGTGTGACCAACATTGATAAGCAGGAACGTGAACGATTGGAATTGGAACAGAAGGCGTCCAAGAGCAAGGTTTACGGACAAATTGTGATGGCGCTTGCTGAGCGCTATGATGCCTTGTACATGGTGGATTTGGTGACAGACCATTTTGCACAGTACAAGAGCGAACGCTTGTTTTGTGAGTTGAGCATTACGGTTGAAGGCGATGACTTCTTCAATCAGCTGAAGAAGGATGCCATGCAGGTCATCTATAGTGAAGATATTCCTTTGATTACTGCCGCTTTAGAGCGAGAAGCTTTCTTGCGTGAACTCGATGAACATGGTGTGTTCTCAATGACGTACCGACTGAATAGCCCCAATGGTCCGATGTACGTGAATTTGGTGGCTGTCTATGCCGACAAGAATCATGTCGTTATCAGCGTGACCAACGTGGATGCGCAGGTGCGCCGTGAACAGAAAATCAGGGAAGAGGCGAGTGCCAATTATGAAAAGGCTTGCCACGATGATTTGACCGGCATCAGGAACAAGAACGCTTACAGTGAATTTGAAAAGAAATTGGATCAGCAAATCAAGTGCGGTAAGGATATTGAATTTGCGATTGCTCTTTGTGATGTGAACGGCCTCAAGACTGTAAACGATACGCAGGGACACAAGACGGGTGATATATACATTAGGGATGCGGCTAAGCTTATTTGCGAAACCTTTAAGCATAGCCCCGTATTCCGCGTGGGCGGTGATGAATTTGTTGTAGTTTTGCGTGGGTCTGATTTCACTAACCGCGAAGAGCTTTCACAGCAATTTTATGAAACCGTAAAGCGCAATGCCGAAGAAGACAAGGTTATTGTGGCTTGCGGCATTTCCGTGTACGACAAGGCTCACGACGAAAATACAGCCGCAGTCTTTGAACGCGCCGACGCCATGATGTACAGGAACAAGATGTCCCTCAAGGGTGGTCGCGACGAAATTATCAATACGATTATCAGAACCATCGGTGCGAGAATGAATATCTAG